The following are encoded in a window of Roseivirga misakiensis genomic DNA:
- a CDS encoding lipocalin family protein — MNRIKYYLFSLLIVASLGVMSCGGGDDDGPSLTPEEQRLVDLVGTTGSTWEASSITFDGAPAEGFDAFSFTLRGTTTSKTYTSIDGDPLFQASGTWDFNGDNLNELIFDGNTNNVFVLSNLNTVATPNTLRLSVDFTTPGGGVAFGTDGLYVLNLVEAQ; from the coding sequence ATGAATCGAATAAAATATTACCTCTTTAGTTTGTTAATCGTTGCTTCACTAGGTGTAATGTCATGTGGTGGTGGAGATGATGACGGACCATCTTTAACTCCTGAGGAGCAACGACTTGTAGACTTAGTAGGGACTACTGGAAGTACTTGGGAAGCAAGCTCTATTACGTTTGATGGCGCTCCTGCAGAAGGTTTCGATGCTTTCAGTTTCACTTTAAGAGGAACTACAACCAGCAAAACGTACACAAGTATTGATGGCGATCCGCTATTCCAAGCGAGCGGTACTTGGGATTTCAATGGTGATAACTTAAACGAGTTAATTTTCGATGGTAATACGAATAACGTCTTTGTTTTGAGTAACCTTAACACAGTAGCCACTCCGAATACACTAAGATTATCTGTTGATTTTACCACACCAGGTGGTGGTGTAGCCTTCGGAACAGATGGACTTTACGTGCTTAACCTAGTAGAAGCGCAGTAA
- a CDS encoding ABC transporter ATP-binding protein has product MRIEVKDLGKKFNKEWIFRHLNTEFLQNQSYAVTGGNGSGKSTFIQTLIGYIPANEGEITFESNGTTIPEEKVFQHLDIITPYLELIEEFTLDEFLAFHFKFKTLSNGYSIDDFVNKVYLEADRGKQIKNYSSGMKQRLKLGLGFFSKSEVCLLDEPTTNLDEQGIAWYLENVKPLLGKKLLIISSNQKKEYDFCDNVLHIADYK; this is encoded by the coding sequence ATGAGGATTGAGGTCAAAGATCTGGGCAAAAAATTCAATAAAGAATGGATTTTCAGACACCTCAACACCGAATTTCTCCAAAACCAATCATACGCCGTTACTGGTGGAAATGGTAGCGGAAAATCTACCTTTATTCAAACCTTAATTGGCTACATACCTGCCAATGAAGGTGAGATTACTTTTGAAAGTAACGGCACAACTATTCCAGAAGAAAAGGTTTTTCAACACCTTGATATCATAACGCCTTACCTTGAATTAATAGAAGAATTTACTCTTGACGAATTTTTAGCGTTTCATTTTAAATTTAAAACGTTAAGCAATGGGTATTCCATAGATGACTTTGTGAATAAGGTCTATCTGGAAGCTGATCGGGGTAAGCAAATCAAGAATTACTCATCGGGAATGAAACAAAGACTAAAGTTAGGCTTGGGTTTTTTCTCTAAAAGTGAAGTTTGTCTATTAGACGAACCAACCACAAATCTTGATGAGCAGGGGATCGCTTGGTATTTAGAAAATGTCAAACCTTTGCTAGGCAAAAAGCTATTGATCATTAGCTCGAACCAGAAAAAGGAATACGACTTTTGTGACAACGTCTTACATATTGCAGATTACAAGTGA
- the lpxA gene encoding acyl-ACP--UDP-N-acetylglucosamine O-acyltransferase codes for MNQPLAYIHPEAKIARNVVIEPFASISKNVVIEEGTWIGSNVTIMEGARIGKNVKIFPGAVVSAIPQDKKFGGEDTTLEIGDNTVIRECVTLNRGTDATNKTVIGSDTLIMAYTHVAHDCIVGNNCILVNAVQLAGHVTIEDWAIIGGAAAVHQFVNIGAHTMVSGGSLVRKDVPPFTKVGREPLSYAGINSVGLRRRGFSNEKITEIQEIYRYIFLRGLNNSKALDLVELEMQPTKERDEIINFFRGSDRGVMKGYNAR; via the coding sequence ATGAACCAGCCATTAGCTTACATTCATCCCGAAGCAAAGATTGCAAGAAACGTTGTGATCGAACCTTTTGCTTCAATTAGTAAAAACGTTGTGATCGAAGAAGGCACATGGATTGGCTCTAACGTTACAATCATGGAAGGTGCCCGAATCGGAAAAAACGTAAAGATTTTTCCTGGTGCGGTGGTATCTGCTATTCCTCAAGACAAAAAATTCGGTGGTGAAGATACTACGCTAGAAATTGGTGATAACACAGTCATTCGAGAATGTGTTACGCTAAACAGAGGTACCGATGCCACTAATAAAACGGTGATCGGTAGCGATACGCTCATCATGGCATATACGCACGTTGCCCACGATTGTATTGTTGGTAACAACTGTATTCTTGTGAACGCGGTACAGCTTGCTGGCCACGTAACTATTGAAGATTGGGCCATTATTGGTGGTGCTGCGGCTGTTCATCAGTTTGTGAATATTGGTGCACACACAATGGTATCAGGAGGTTCACTTGTCAGAAAAGATGTACCACCTTTCACCAAAGTAGGTCGTGAACCTTTGAGTTATGCAGGTATTAACTCAGTGGGGCTTCGTAGAAGGGGTTTTTCAAATGAGAAAATCACAGAAATTCAAGAAATCTATCGATACATCTTTCTTCGTGGACTAAACAACTCCAAGGCCTTAGATTTGGTGGAACTTGAAATGCAACCAACTAAGGAAAGAGACGAAATCATTAACTTTTTCAGAGGTTCTGATAGAGGTGTAATGAAAGGCTACAATGCACGATAA
- a CDS encoding bifunctional UDP-3-O-[3-hydroxymyristoyl] N-acetylglucosamine deacetylase/3-hydroxyacyl-ACP dehydratase, whose protein sequence is MKTKQHTIQEKVTVSGVGLHTGVTANMTFVPAPANHGIKFQRVDLPGEPVVDADVDYVVDLSRGTTIEHNGARINTVEHTLAALVGLEIDNVMIQLDGPEPPILDGSSMMFIEALEKVGVEEQNALRNFLEINESIIYKDEDRDVEIAALPLDDFRVTVMVDYNSPVLGSQHASLTSISDFKKDIASSRTFCFLHELEMLYKNNLIKGGDLNNAIVVVDRVVQDEELEYLAGLFNKQKVEVKKEGILNNVDLRHKNEPARHKLLDVVGDLALVGRPIKAQILAARPGHAANVAFAKKLKKAMLDSKSNVPHYDPNTEPVMDINQISQILPHRYPFLLIDKIIHLDEVMVAGIKNVTMNEPFFQGHFPGNPVMPGVLQVEAMAQIGGILVLNTVPDPENYTPYFLGIDRCKFRKMVIPGDTIKFKCELTAPIKRGIAQMRGFAYVGNTLVCEASMTARIVKNP, encoded by the coding sequence ATGAAAACGAAGCAGCATACAATTCAGGAGAAAGTAACGGTCTCAGGTGTTGGTTTACACACTGGTGTTACAGCTAACATGACCTTTGTTCCCGCACCTGCAAATCACGGTATTAAATTCCAAAGGGTAGATTTACCAGGAGAACCGGTGGTTGATGCAGACGTAGATTATGTCGTTGACCTATCTCGCGGTACTACCATAGAACATAATGGTGCAAGAATCAACACAGTTGAGCATACACTTGCGGCGTTAGTTGGTTTGGAGATTGACAATGTCATGATTCAGCTTGATGGACCCGAACCTCCAATCTTGGATGGTAGTTCTATGATGTTTATCGAAGCACTCGAGAAAGTGGGTGTGGAAGAGCAAAATGCACTTAGGAACTTCTTAGAAATAAACGAGAGTATCATTTACAAGGATGAAGATAGAGATGTAGAGATTGCTGCACTTCCTCTTGATGATTTCCGCGTTACCGTGATGGTAGATTACAATTCTCCCGTTTTAGGAAGTCAGCATGCCTCCTTGACTAGTATTTCCGACTTTAAAAAAGATATAGCCTCGAGTAGAACATTCTGTTTTCTACATGAACTAGAAATGCTTTACAAAAACAACCTCATTAAAGGCGGTGACCTTAATAATGCCATTGTGGTTGTGGATAGAGTGGTTCAAGATGAAGAATTGGAATACCTCGCAGGCCTTTTTAATAAGCAGAAGGTTGAGGTAAAAAAGGAAGGCATTCTGAATAATGTTGACCTTAGACATAAGAATGAGCCAGCGAGACACAAATTACTAGATGTAGTCGGTGACTTGGCCTTAGTCGGAAGACCAATTAAAGCACAGATATTGGCAGCTAGACCGGGGCACGCAGCCAATGTAGCTTTTGCGAAAAAATTAAAAAAGGCAATGCTCGATTCAAAGTCGAACGTTCCACATTACGATCCGAATACGGAACCCGTAATGGATATCAATCAGATTTCACAGATTCTCCCGCATCGTTATCCGTTTTTGTTGATTGATAAAATCATTCACCTAGACGAAGTAATGGTCGCAGGGATAAAAAATGTGACCATGAACGAGCCTTTCTTCCAAGGGCATTTCCCAGGCAACCCAGTAATGCCTGGCGTGCTACAAGTTGAAGCAATGGCTCAAATTGGAGGTATATTGGTGCTAAATACTGTACCTGACCCAGAAAATTACACCCCTTATTTCCTAGGCATAGATCGTTGTAAGTTTAGGAAGATGGTAATTCCAGGAGATACCATTAAATTCAAGTGTGAACTTACGGCTCCAATCAAAAGAGGAATTGCTCAAATGAGAGGTTTTGCTTACGTAGGTAATACTTTAGTTTGCGAAGCATCAATGACAGCTAGAATTGTAAAGAACCCATGA
- the lpxD gene encoding UDP-3-O-(3-hydroxymyristoyl)glucosamine N-acyltransferase: protein MEISIEQVAQLIEGTVDGDGSGTVDRLEKIEEATQGSIAFLANPKYTPHLYSTQASAVIVKHDFEAEKDYTTTLIRVEDPYSSFAKLLEAYQQMTAVEKKGIENPSFQSESAQIGENVYLGAFSYLGEHVKIGNNVKIYPNSHIGDNVEIGDNTIIFAGVKIYANCKVGAHCILHSGAVVGSYGFGYAPQEDGTFKAIPQTGNVIIEDNVDIGANTTVDCATMGSTIIRSGAKLDNLVQVAHNVEIGKNNAIASQAGISGSAKLGANVQVGGQAGITGHLSLADRTIIGPQAGVPKTISEEGKVWFGSPIMEHREFLKSSIILRNLPNLIQRVKDLEKKS from the coding sequence ATGGAAATATCAATTGAACAAGTAGCACAACTTATCGAAGGCACCGTAGATGGCGATGGTTCAGGCACGGTAGATCGTTTAGAGAAAATTGAAGAAGCTACACAAGGCAGTATCGCTTTTTTAGCAAATCCAAAGTACACACCCCACCTCTATTCCACGCAGGCTAGTGCTGTAATTGTAAAGCATGATTTTGAAGCTGAAAAAGACTATACCACTACACTAATTCGTGTAGAAGATCCTTATTCTAGCTTTGCAAAGCTGCTTGAGGCATATCAGCAAATGACGGCTGTTGAAAAGAAAGGGATTGAAAATCCATCTTTTCAAAGTGAATCGGCTCAAATCGGTGAAAATGTATACTTGGGTGCGTTCTCCTATCTAGGTGAGCATGTTAAAATTGGTAACAACGTAAAGATTTACCCGAATTCTCATATTGGTGACAACGTAGAAATCGGAGATAATACGATCATTTTTGCTGGCGTAAAAATATATGCTAATTGTAAAGTTGGTGCTCACTGTATCCTACACTCAGGTGCCGTTGTCGGTAGTTATGGATTTGGCTATGCCCCACAAGAAGACGGTACTTTCAAAGCCATACCGCAAACCGGAAATGTAATCATAGAGGACAACGTGGATATAGGTGCCAACACCACAGTGGACTGTGCTACAATGGGCTCCACAATTATTAGATCCGGCGCAAAACTCGATAACCTGGTACAGGTTGCCCATAATGTAGAAATTGGTAAGAATAATGCCATTGCTTCGCAAGCTGGTATCTCTGGAAGTGCTAAACTTGGTGCGAATGTTCAAGTAGGTGGTCAGGCTGGAATTACTGGTCATTTATCGCTAGCCGATAGAACAATCATCGGTCCACAGGCGGGCGTACCGAAAACAATATCGGAAGAAGGAAAAGTATGGTTTGGATCGCCAATCATGGAACACAGGGAATTTTTGAAGTCGAGTATTATTTTAAGAAACCTTCCAAACCTCATCCAGAGAGTCAAGGATCTAGAAAAAAAGTCATAA
- a CDS encoding HD domain-containing protein: MNKKKIINDPVYGFITIHSELIFDIIDHPYFQRLRRIKQLGLTELVYPGAHHTRFHHAIGAMHLMKETLENLRTKGIEITDDEFEGTLVAILLHDIGHGPFSHALETTLLTGIAHEWISRLTIERLNKALDGRLETSLSIFLGTYHKQFLSQLVSSQLDIDRLDYLKRDSFFTGVSEGTIGAERIIKMLNVKDDQLVVEEKGIYSIENFLSARRLMYWQVYLHKTSVSSEKMLISIIERAKALTQSGEKVFSSSSLRLFLENNFKKEDFAQRTETLSSFLTLDDYDIWGAIKVWSEHEDLILSKLCKMLLSRSLFKIEITPEPVSKTEIKALEKSIQEKYNITAEEAKYFYSTGNLTNSAYLSNDNSIKILSKSGKVRDVVEAADLPNIKAMSKIVRKYYRCWPKDISL; the protein is encoded by the coding sequence TTGAACAAAAAAAAGATAATCAATGATCCGGTCTACGGATTCATTACTATCCATAGTGAGCTCATCTTCGATATCATCGATCATCCCTACTTTCAGCGGCTTCGGAGAATCAAACAATTGGGGCTAACCGAACTTGTCTATCCCGGAGCTCACCACACTAGATTTCATCATGCCATTGGTGCGATGCACCTCATGAAAGAAACGCTAGAGAACCTGAGAACCAAGGGCATTGAAATTACTGATGACGAATTTGAGGGTACCTTGGTGGCGATCCTACTCCACGATATTGGCCACGGACCCTTTTCACATGCTTTAGAAACTACTTTACTGACAGGTATAGCACACGAATGGATCTCTCGACTGACAATTGAGCGATTAAACAAGGCGCTAGATGGACGACTAGAAACGAGCCTTTCCATATTCCTAGGCACCTATCATAAACAGTTCTTGAGTCAATTAGTCTCAAGCCAATTAGATATAGATCGTTTAGATTATTTGAAGCGTGACAGTTTTTTCACGGGAGTTTCAGAAGGCACAATTGGTGCTGAGCGCATTATAAAAATGCTTAATGTAAAAGACGATCAGTTGGTGGTAGAAGAAAAGGGAATCTACAGCATTGAGAACTTTTTAAGTGCCCGCAGGCTCATGTATTGGCAAGTTTACCTGCACAAAACTAGCGTTAGCTCAGAAAAAATGCTGATCAGCATCATAGAAAGAGCAAAGGCATTGACCCAATCGGGTGAAAAGGTCTTTTCGAGTAGTAGCCTAAGGCTTTTTCTCGAAAACAACTTTAAAAAGGAAGATTTTGCCCAGAGAACAGAAACGCTATCCTCATTTCTAACTTTAGATGACTATGATATTTGGGGAGCAATAAAGGTTTGGAGCGAGCATGAAGACCTCATTCTTTCCAAACTCTGTAAAATGCTGTTAAGCCGATCGCTCTTTAAAATAGAAATTACTCCTGAGCCTGTTTCAAAAACTGAAATCAAAGCACTTGAAAAGTCGATTCAAGAGAAATACAATATCACCGCGGAAGAGGCCAAATATTTTTACTCCACAGGCAACTTGACCAATAGTGCTTATTTGTCCAACGACAACAGCATCAAGATTTTATCTAAGTCTGGTAAAGTTAGAGATGTAGTAGAAGCCGCAGACTTGCCGAACATAAAAGCCATGAGCAAAATAGTCCGCAAGTATTATCGTTGCTGGCCAAAAGACATATCTTTGTGA
- the porX gene encoding T9SS response regulator signal transducer PorX: MQRYNILWADDEIDLLKPHILFLNDRGYDITPVTSGADAIDAVESTHYDVVFLDENMPGMTGLETLSYIKNRRPSLPVVMITKNEEEHIMEEAIGSKIADYLIKPLNPNQILISVKRILENRRLVSEKTNMQYQQDFRTISMEMNDRMDHNEWVEIYKKLVYWELEIDQTENKSMQEVLDMQKVEANSNFSRFIADEYESWLNDPNADRPLLSHQLMKKKVFPLLNDDPLFFIVIDNLRFDQWKIIEEDIAPYFNIEEEDAYYSILPTTTAYARNSIFSGELPLEMSKKHPDLWVGDDDSEDGKNNNESDFLKRQLAKNHINKRFSYNKIIHANQGKQLNDNFANLLQNQLNVVVYNFVDMLSHARTDIRMIKELASDESAYRSLTRSWFQHSPLFDLLRMISEKGLRVLITTDHGTYRVKKPFKIAGDRNVNTNLRYKQGKNLGYKGNNGIFEATKPEKLHLPKQNVSTTYVFATDDTFFAYPNNYNHYVKYYRDTFQHGGVSMEEMIIPIISLNSKRS; encoded by the coding sequence ATGCAAAGATATAACATTTTATGGGCCGATGATGAGATAGATCTGCTCAAACCTCACATACTTTTCTTGAACGATCGTGGTTATGATATTACACCGGTTACCAGTGGTGCAGATGCCATAGATGCCGTTGAAAGTACGCACTACGATGTCGTTTTTCTGGATGAGAATATGCCGGGTATGACGGGACTAGAAACCTTGAGTTATATCAAAAACCGTAGACCTTCCCTTCCTGTAGTGATGATCACCAAAAACGAGGAAGAGCATATTATGGAAGAAGCGATCGGTTCGAAAATTGCCGATTATCTGATTAAGCCACTCAATCCCAATCAAATCTTGATTTCCGTAAAAAGAATTCTAGAAAATCGGCGGTTGGTCAGTGAGAAAACCAATATGCAATATCAGCAGGATTTCCGAACGATAAGTATGGAAATGAATGACCGGATGGATCACAACGAGTGGGTTGAGATTTATAAGAAACTGGTTTACTGGGAACTGGAGATTGACCAAACCGAGAATAAAAGCATGCAAGAAGTTCTTGATATGCAAAAGGTGGAGGCCAACTCAAATTTTAGTCGTTTTATAGCCGATGAGTACGAGAGTTGGTTAAATGATCCAAATGCCGATCGACCACTACTTTCTCATCAATTAATGAAAAAGAAAGTGTTTCCATTACTGAATGACGATCCGCTCTTTTTCATTGTAATCGATAACTTGAGGTTTGACCAATGGAAAATTATCGAGGAAGATATAGCTCCCTATTTTAATATAGAAGAAGAGGACGCCTATTACTCAATTCTACCCACTACAACGGCCTACGCTCGGAACTCTATTTTCTCTGGCGAATTGCCGCTCGAAATGTCGAAAAAACACCCTGATTTATGGGTTGGCGATGATGATAGTGAGGACGGAAAGAATAACAATGAGAGCGATTTTCTGAAAAGACAGTTGGCGAAGAACCACATAAACAAAAGGTTTAGCTACAATAAGATTATACATGCCAACCAGGGTAAACAACTGAATGACAATTTTGCTAATCTGCTTCAAAACCAGTTGAATGTGGTGGTTTACAATTTCGTCGATATGTTGTCTCATGCGCGTACTGATATTCGTATGATTAAGGAGTTGGCTTCGGATGAATCTGCCTATAGGTCTTTAACCAGATCTTGGTTTCAACACTCGCCTTTGTTCGATCTACTGCGAATGATTAGTGAAAAAGGCTTGCGCGTGCTGATCACCACCGACCACGGGACCTATCGTGTAAAGAAGCCATTCAAAATAGCGGGCGACCGAAATGTGAATACGAATTTGCGCTATAAGCAAGGCAAAAACTTAGGCTACAAGGGTAATAACGGCATTTTTGAAGCCACAAAGCCGGAGAAACTTCACTTACCCAAACAGAATGTTTCTACTACCTATGTATTTGCGACAGACGATACTTTTTTCGCTTATCCGAATAACTACAATCACTACGTGAAGTACTATCGGGATACTTTTCAGCATGGCGGCGTATCTATGGAAGAAATGATTATTCCGATTATTTCGCTAAATTCGAAAAGGTCGTAA
- the tsaE gene encoding tRNA (adenosine(37)-N6)-threonylcarbamoyltransferase complex ATPase subunit type 1 TsaE, with protein MNLKADSLSDLSEVANALIDFAEEEKIWVLEGQMGAGKTTLSKAIGRALGVQDTVNSPTFSIVNEYLTASGETIYHFDFYRLETPEEALAIGIEEYFYSGNICLIEWAEKIGEYLPERFVKIVIEDLGGEKRNYKLSKHD; from the coding sequence ATGAACTTAAAAGCCGATTCTTTATCAGATTTATCTGAAGTGGCCAACGCGCTAATCGACTTTGCAGAAGAAGAAAAGATTTGGGTTTTAGAAGGCCAAATGGGTGCTGGAAAAACTACTTTGTCTAAAGCGATCGGCAGGGCGCTGGGCGTTCAAGACACGGTGAACAGTCCTACTTTTTCAATCGTCAATGAGTATTTGACTGCTAGTGGTGAAACGATCTACCACTTTGATTTTTATAGACTTGAAACCCCTGAAGAGGCTTTGGCCATCGGAATTGAAGAGTATTTTTATTCAGGAAATATTTGTCTGATAGAGTGGGCTGAAAAAATTGGTGAGTATTTACCAGAAAGATTTGTGAAAATAGTGATTGAAGATTTAGGCGGCGAAAAACGAAATTACAAACTGAGCAAGCATGACTGA
- a CDS encoding alanine dehydrogenase → MTEKGTSGFAELAKESSLYPEEKLLKVNSGNKSLQISVPKEVSLQENRVSLTPAAVGILVANGHQIQVEAGAGTHAYFPDTEYSENGAQIIYSKKEAFEADIIVKVEPATMEELAMMKPGTTVFSAIQTGNANTEYFEALNKKKITALGYELLEDKAKGLPIVNAMSELAGSLVIPIAAEYLSSIGGGRGIILGGITGVPPTRVVILGAGTVAEYAARAAIGLGAEVRIFDNEIYKLRRIKHKLGNQAFTSAIDTLALSQSLLSADVVIGALRAEKGKARCVVTEEMVSTMKPGAVILDVSIDQGGCIETSEITSHDLPTFTKYDVIHYCVPNIASRAARTATSALSNILTSVLLKMADNGGINEMIYHYSWFSKGIYGYKGCTTNLEIAKKFNLPFKDLSLLTAARF, encoded by the coding sequence ATGACTGAAAAAGGAACATCGGGTTTTGCAGAATTGGCGAAAGAAAGTAGCCTTTACCCTGAAGAGAAATTATTAAAAGTGAATTCGGGTAATAAGTCATTACAAATTTCGGTCCCGAAGGAGGTCTCTCTTCAAGAAAATCGAGTAAGTCTTACACCTGCTGCAGTAGGTATTTTAGTCGCTAACGGACATCAGATTCAAGTAGAAGCTGGGGCTGGCACGCACGCTTATTTTCCCGACACGGAATACTCCGAAAATGGTGCACAAATCATTTACTCAAAGAAGGAGGCTTTTGAGGCAGACATTATCGTGAAAGTAGAACCCGCTACCATGGAAGAATTAGCCATGATGAAGCCTGGGACTACTGTTTTTTCGGCAATTCAAACGGGTAATGCCAATACAGAATATTTTGAGGCATTAAATAAGAAGAAAATAACGGCATTGGGCTATGAGCTTTTAGAAGATAAAGCAAAAGGGCTCCCGATTGTAAATGCCATGAGCGAATTAGCCGGAAGTCTGGTTATTCCGATCGCAGCCGAATATTTAAGTAGTATTGGTGGCGGTAGAGGTATAATTTTGGGGGGTATTACAGGTGTACCGCCTACCAGAGTGGTAATTCTGGGGGCTGGAACAGTTGCCGAATATGCCGCGCGGGCGGCTATTGGTTTAGGTGCAGAAGTCAGAATTTTCGATAATGAAATCTACAAGCTCAGAAGAATAAAACATAAACTGGGTAATCAGGCGTTTACATCGGCCATCGATACCTTAGCATTGAGTCAGTCGCTGCTTTCTGCGGACGTGGTGATCGGTGCGCTAAGAGCTGAAAAGGGAAAAGCAAGGTGTGTGGTGACGGAAGAAATGGTTTCTACGATGAAACCTGGGGCGGTGATTCTAGATGTTTCTATTGATCAAGGTGGTTGCATAGAAACGAGTGAAATTACATCGCACGATTTACCGACCTTCACAAAGTACGATGTTATTCACTATTGCGTACCCAATATTGCCTCAAGGGCTGCAAGAACTGCTACATCGGCTTTAAGTAATATTCTAACGTCAGTACTTCTGAAAATGGCGGATAATGGTGGAATCAACGAGATGATTTACCACTATAGCTGGTTTAGTAAGGGGATTTATGGATATAAAGGTTGCACAACAAACCTTGAAATTGCCAAGAAATTCAATCTACCATTCAAGGACCTGAGTCTTTTGACTGCCGCTAGGTTTTAG
- a CDS encoding M1 family metallopeptidase → MKHRIIALSLFLCSAIYGQKHHERLEKIDIQHYEFALTLNDDNDNIQGVAKINIKFNIDITDFYLDLVNEVDDTGMNVDAVMVEGARVSFSHQNDRLTLNFNGKSGEIKTFAITYHGTPKTGLVIAENKHGDRTFFGDNWPDRGRHWLPSVDHPSDKATVEWVITAPTYYQVVGNGRFVERTNLSDDLTLSRWRTDVVIPTKVMVMGAARFAVEEVGDLRGAPVSTWVYPQDRDKGFYDYRQAYTILDWFINNIGPYPYAKLANVQSKTQFGGMENASNIFYFENSVTGERAFEGLIAHEIAHQWFGNSASEADWHHVWLSEGFATYFTNVYMEKTHGRDRLVEMVKEQRDGVIAFSKKQMVPVVNTAVTDYMKLLNTNSYEKGGWVLHMLRKKAGDDLFWEAIRTYYKKFTLSNAYTEDLQQVFESVSGMDLSTFFKQWIYTPGQPNIVVDKSYKKGVLNLLVIQEQDQIFDFPLELDIVMKDGTKQRHTIQVNEKRQAFTLDLAEKPATIVLDPDSWLLFEGKLADN, encoded by the coding sequence ATGAAACATCGCATTATTGCTTTATCGCTTTTTTTATGCTCTGCCATTTACGGACAAAAACATCATGAACGGCTCGAAAAGATTGATATTCAGCATTATGAATTTGCTTTGACCTTGAATGATGACAACGATAATATTCAAGGCGTTGCCAAAATAAATATCAAATTCAATATAGACATTACAGATTTCTATCTCGATTTAGTTAATGAAGTCGATGACACAGGCATGAATGTAGATGCAGTGATGGTTGAGGGTGCGCGCGTATCCTTCTCTCATCAAAACGATCGGCTTACGCTAAATTTTAATGGTAAGAGTGGTGAAATCAAAACGTTCGCTATTACCTACCATGGAACTCCAAAAACAGGCTTAGTTATAGCTGAAAACAAACATGGAGACCGAACTTTTTTCGGTGACAATTGGCCTGACAGAGGTCGGCATTGGCTTCCAAGTGTAGATCACCCCTCAGATAAAGCAACCGTAGAATGGGTCATCACTGCACCAACCTACTATCAAGTTGTGGGAAATGGCCGTTTTGTAGAAAGAACAAACTTATCAGATGATTTAACACTCTCCCGTTGGCGAACGGATGTGGTAATTCCTACTAAAGTTATGGTGATGGGTGCCGCTAGGTTCGCGGTAGAAGAAGTAGGCGACTTACGAGGTGCCCCAGTTTCTACTTGGGTATATCCACAGGATCGAGACAAAGGTTTTTATGATTACCGTCAGGCCTACACCATATTGGATTGGTTCATCAATAACATTGGCCCCTACCCTTATGCAAAACTGGCCAATGTGCAATCTAAAACTCAGTTTGGGGGTATGGAAAACGCTAGCAATATCTTCTATTTCGAAAATTCTGTAACAGGCGAACGTGCATTTGAAGGCCTGATAGCCCATGAAATTGCCCACCAATGGTTTGGCAATTCAGCATCAGAAGCTGATTGGCATCATGTGTGGCTGAGCGAGGGTTTCGCCACCTATTTCACCAATGTTTATATGGAAAAAACTCATGGCAGAGATCGTTTGGTGGAAATGGTAAAAGAGCAAAGAGATGGGGTCATCGCATTTAGTAAAAAACAAATGGTACCGGTAGTGAATACCGCTGTGACGGATTACATGAAGCTACTCAACACCAACTCTTATGAAAAAGGCGGATGGGTACTTCACATGCTCCGGAAGAAAGCTGGTGATGACTTATTCTGGGAAGCAATAAGGACATACTATAAGAAGTTCACCCTCTCAAATGCTTACACGGAGGATTTGCAACAGGTATTTGAATCCGTTTCTGGAATGGATTTGAGCACCTTCTTTAAACAATGGATTTATACGCCCGGACAACCAAATATTGTTGTTGACAAATCGTATAAAAAAGGAGTCCTGAATTTACTGGTTATCCAAGAACAAGATCAAATATTCGATTTCCCGCTAGAACTGGATATAGTCATGAAAGATGGAACAAAACAGCGGCACACCATCCAGGTAAATGAAAAAAGACAAGCTTTCACGCTGGATTTAGCAGAGAAACCTGCCACGATTGTACTTGACCCTGACAGCTGGCTCCTATTTGAAGGCAAATTGGCAGATAATTAA